Proteins encoded in a region of the Pseudomonadota bacterium genome:
- a CDS encoding alpha/beta hydrolase codes for MRVAATCVALAAATLLAAQAEADDAASQAPPPVPAAGTEAAPDEPTPPALPWRQDPGVRRRPGSYLG; via the coding sequence ATGAGGGTCGCGGCGACGTGCGTGGCGCTCGCGGCCGCGACCCTGCTCGCCGCCCAGGCGGAGGCCGACGATGCCGCCTCCCAGGCACCGCCCCCGGTCCCGGCGGCCGGGACCGAGGCTGCACCAGATGAGCCGACGCCCCCTGCGCTCCCCTGGCGCCAGGATCCCGGGGTGCGGCGGCGCCCGGGGTCCTACCTCGGGG